GCCTGGATTGACAGTGGGTTTTGAGGACCATGGGGCAAAAATCCCATAAGATCCTGTACATGCATGTTTGCGCGTGTgagtgtgttcgtgtgtgtgtgtgtgtgtgtgtgtgtgtgtgtgtgtgtgtgtgtgtgtgtgtgtgtgtgtgtgtgtgtgtgtgtgttcgtgttcgTGCGTTACCTAGCAAACACAGTCCCGCTGCCCCCAGGGAAGGTGTATGGATGCTGCTTTCTGAAAACATGGCCAACTCTGCTACAGGGGATGATCTCCAGGCTGCCACCACACTGCCACACGCGAAATGAGatttctgaaacacacacaacacacacagacgtcaTAACACATTTGTTCCAACAAACTGTTTCTATAAAAATATCACAGTGGATTATTTTAAGCAGTATGTAAGACATCTTATGGTGTTGATAACTCAGGACGTCTGCACCTCATTAATGTCAGTGTGCTGATATTGTCAGCTTCCCTCTGCAACATTGTCTGCATTTGAATAAGTGTTGACTAAATGAGCATACAAGTAAACCAGTATCTGAATTGTCAATCCAGCTCTGAATCATTGTGCCGTCTCGAGAAAAGCATGATTCATTCTGTTTATTCTTGACTATTTCCCAGCTGACTTAAGACAAAGGCAGCAGGGAGACACAGCTGTTATTTTCTCATTGTGCCGTTTGCAAATGATCTCTTTTGTGCTCACTGTAGTTATTATCACATTAAAACTGTAATTTTCTAAAGATCAACTGTAGTCTGGGAGACTCTTATCCCCGGATACGACGACCAAATTACTGAAGGATTTTCTTGGCACTCAAACCCAAAATAATCTCATCAGTTAATCACAGCGTGAGACACATCACAAGAAACAGTGCAGAATTTACAAGTGAGCagaaatctgttgtttttcaagCCAAAAGAAAGAAGTTACAAATGTGTGCCTGTTTAAGacttaaagcaatagtttgacattttgggaaatacatgtatttgctttcttgttcaGAGTCAGATAAAAAGATTGATGCCAGGCATATTTGTATGTTAGATATGAAGCAACAACTCACTgagcttagtttagcattaagactggaaacagaagGAAGCATTTAGCCTGACCCTGTCCAAAACAAGACACTCCACCTACCAGCCTGCATTCAAGAAATAGTCcctgttaaaacacaaattgttattttaacatttaagtttTTGGTTAGATTATACGAATGAAATGCTAAAAGTTAATAATTGGGTGCATATTTTAATACTGATGGACAAAGACAGGCTGTCTGTTTCCctggtttccagtctttgtgctaagctaacttgctgcagcttcatattaGAGTACAGATATGAGACCtttggtatcaatcttctcatctcactcttgCAAGGAAGTTAAAAgctgcatttcccaaaatgtcaaactattactttaaTGCCTCTGGTTAAACTGCTGAAAATGAGACGGTCGGGGTGCAACACATTACAGCAGAGGAGTGTAACGGTAAAGACTGACAGTagctttagtttattttctctaCCTGTCACTTTGCTTTCCACTTTTAatcacactgtgtttttctttttctttcactcacCTTCATATTTATCATCATCTGCATTCATTActgtgacatattttatattctgtctgctgttattCTACTGACTTTAAGGTTCCATTGTGACTCATCTGAATTTGCATTTAGACTTTAGCAGCTCTCACCAAGGTTTTCTCCTCCCCATACGTCCATCATCATGTCGTACTTCCCCAGCAGCTCAAAATAATCCTTATCCATGACAAATAGACCCCCTGCTATCATTGGAGTCCTGCAggggcggagagagagagagagagagagagagagagagagagagagaggggggagagaccCAGGGGGGATGGAGCAGGTGGATGGAGCGAGGAAAAGAGCAAGATTAGTAGGAGAAGTGAAAACTGGCAAACAAAAGTGTGTCTGTCGTGCATCATCACTAGAgtggatgtgtgagtgtgaatgtctTACTTAATGGGGGCGATGGGGTTGCCTTGTCTGGCTCGTCTCTGATCCAGAGTCATGTAGTCCCATTTAAACACCAAATTCCAGTCAAAACCTACcgacataacacacacacacacacacacacacacacacacacacacacacacacacacacacacacacacacacacacacacacacacacacaaaacaaaaggacaACGGCATTATGACCATTAGCTGGGATAAAGTCGCAGTTGCCTGATGTCACTTGAGTTCCTGTGTCAGCACAGAGAGTACAACTCCTAAACATGATAATGTATAAAGTTGTTGTACTAGAAAGCAAAGGATGGGATATAAAAgtcattatcatcattacaaATACAGTTTACTTAGCATTCAGTGTGGAAGACAAAGTTTGTTCAGTGAGCAGTAAAACTAAACATGCTGGGCGTATACTTAGGGGAAgtgtttgtcttgtgtgtgagaaaaagcaACAACTGTTAATGAAGTAGAATAACAGGTATTAATGCTTCTGGTACCAAACCACACATGAGATAACGTGTACTGTACCTCCTTTCAGATCGGCCGAGGCTCCTACGTACTGGAAGTTGTCCATGTTGATGACGTCAATGATAGGAGACACTACTCTGGTCTTGTCCTGAGAAGGAAGGACGGAGacaaattaatatatttgtcCTGAACAAACTCAGAATGGGAATAACAGGAAATGTGTCTCATTAATAAATATGTACTACAAGTCCAAGTTCTCCATGTTTTGTGTAGAGCAGATGTAAATATTCCCCTCAACACCAATGACTCACATTATTAGTTTACCCTCTATATTTAGTTTATCCATGTGTTTATGAAGCAGAACAAAATGTCAAGTCGTCTTTTCTACAATAAATCACTCCCACAGAGTCACATCTTACAGCAGTTAAGAGGAAGGATTTCTCAAGTGACCAGAATGACAACGACAGAAAACAGGCCTCACAGATACCcagttcatttattttgggtTGAAACCTTTTGATGTGACACACAAGGTTTCACCCACACAGACtgcatttttcattctttctgttttgtatcGAGTGATTCATTATTTAGAGGTGCAACtaaagcaaagaaaagcaaaGTCAATTACTCTGACAGCGAAATGTTTTGGATTTGGCTCGAGGCGTTTATTAACTAGGGAACGACAAAACACTGCGTTTGGGAGGTTTAAATGCACAATCAGACTATTTTTAGTGGCAtcagataaatatttaaagaacaaCCTCCATTTTACAAATAGTGTCCCACTTCAGACTGAGATTACATTTAATCAAGAGATTCCCTCTCAAGTCATTACTGAATGACTTCACTTTAATTATCAACACACTGTTAatcttttgtttgcttttatccTGTGATAGGAAATTACTTTCTCAGCTTGCTGTGATtagaaaagaaggaaacaaaaccTAGTGGGAGGTCTGTCTTCTTAAATCAAATAAACCTGTTGGAAAACTGTTTTTCTATACTGTACTGACACCTGGTATAAAACTTGACTGACATCTTCATGTATCACTCTGAGCTCTGACTGATGATTACGCTCTCTTTCCTGacataaatcaaataaagtTCAACACCAGCAAGTTATGATCTCATGAATCACAGGCGAATACATTATTTGACTTGAACATCAAACTTCATTTTAATAGAGAAAGGGCATTTCTAGCACCTCATATcggaaaaaggaaaagtgaattTTTTGAGctgtgaaaatgtgcttttatacTGAAGGGTCCAAACATTCCTGTTTTATTGAAGTCATGCGCTGCTTGTTTTTTACAAGACACTGACTGACTACCAGCTCCAGGGAGCTGCTTTGTAGTTGAGCCCGACCCCTGACCTCTATGTGAAAGAGTGAAGGAGAAAGATAATTACCTGACAAATATGAATTACATCATCACCATTGTAAAGCAATTTTGAGCCCTGTGATACAGAACATCTTTAAAACGCTGAAAAAGACTCAAGAAACTTGCGTCTTGAAACATTTTGTACCAATTACATGATGTCACATCCTTTTAAAGTTACAATGGTACTATGAGACTTCTAGCATAcgaaaaatgtaattagttaCCGTAATATATTGATGCTttacatcaaaatataaaaaggtgaGGACTGTTGCCATGTATTATATCTTCACtgtcacagtttaaaaaagccTGACAagcaaaactaaattaaaagttAGAGAAAGAAGGAGGTCTGTGTGGACTGCTTATAGATCTATAGTATCACACTCTTTGACCTTTGAGCCACAGCAGTCTTTCTCTAAAAGTGTCTCTCTTTAAAAGGGAAACGTCAGTATTTTTTAACAGGAACCCTATTTTCCCTTGTTTTGTCTCAAAGTGATTATGGGGAtgtaaaagaacaaacatgTGAAAACAGGGTCCAGGTCCAAGTTACTATTTCACATTACAGCATAAAAAATCCTTTAATTGTTCATCCGGTTGGACTTGTTCATCTTCTACTTTCTTTGTAGGTTTAATGATATACTTTACTGATGTATAAAGGTATAAAGGTGTGTCtttataggtgtgtgtgtgtgtgtgtgtgtgtgtgtgtgtgtgtgtgtgtgtgtgtgtgtgtgtgtgtgtgtgtgtgtgtgtgtgtgtgtgtgtgtgtgtgtgtgtgtgtgtgtgtgtgtgtacctcagCCACTCTCTCCAGTAGCGGTTCCAGCCAGTGGTCGTTGCATTCACAGTGAGAGTCCAAGAAGGTGAGGACGGGTGCCGTGGCGGCGTCTGCACCACGAACCCTTGAACGCATCAGTCCTGAGGGAAACATCAAAGTTATACAGTTAGAATGATTTCACCCCCAACCATTAACATGGGTGAATAATTGCATAAATGTAACGGCACTGAGATATTTTTTTGAATGATATAAAACTTTCTTCTTCTAACTACCTTCTCTGCGGTCGTTTCTCAACACACGCACTTTTTCAATCTTCCCCAGCAGCGCTCCATCCTcggctgaaacacacacacaaagaatgtTGTTTTCTCACAGAACTTATAAGGTTCGTTTAGTTGTACAATTTGTTTGCGTAAATCACTCACGGCTATCACTGTAGTCGTCAACCAGAATGATCTCTTTGACCAAGTGTGCAGGACTTTTCTTCAGGACACTAAACCGAGAGGGAGAGGCAATTTATAGGaagataaaacatattaaaaatgtcaaaaataaaaataggaaatgttttcttaagtgGACAGCACACACACCATTCACCTACCTGACCACAGTCCGCAGCAGAGCAGAGCGAGCTTCATTGTGGAAGGTGATGACGACGCTGGAGGCCGGCAGGTCTGACTTCCATTGTTTGTGTCtgcaactacacacacacacgcacaagaaACCATCACAATAAGGaataaaaaattcaataaatacagaaaagcaGAAATGCCTAAATGTgtacaaatgcacaaacactcCTACGCACATGAGCGCATAGCTGAATGTGTGAGCAAAGCTGCGAGCTGGAACGGCTCCCTAAACAGATTCTGAATACATGAACACAATAAATAggattcaacacacacacagagagagagagagagagagagagagagagagagagagagagagagagagagagagagagagagagagagagagaaagctctGAGAAGcttggagacagagagagttttGAGAGACCACAGAGAGCAAAAGAGAAGATAAATGATCTGCTGAAGCTTGGACTGACAGTGGGTTTTGAGGACCACAGGGCAAAAATCCCATAAGATCCTgtacatgcatgtttgtgtgtgtgtgtgtgtgtgtgtgtgtgtgtgtgtgtgtgtgtgtgtgtgtgtgtgtccaacacAGACAAATCCTTCCCCGACTTAAAAGTGAGGAACATGGGTGATGGGATGCTACATGAGACAAGGAGCCAAGTGGAGGATGAATAAATCCTCTAGTATTGCTCTGTACAcgttatatatacacatcacaTGAGCagatgtgtgcgtttgtgtgtgtgtatgtgtgtttcggAAAGATTCCACAATCTTGCTTCAAGAAATTAACCTTCACCTATAATTTGAAAGACTTGCTGCCAACCGAGAGTTTGGCCTTAGAGGCTTATAAACATAccagatgtacagtatgtgccgTTTAAAGAGAACActacatattcacacacacacacacactgtcattgaATTGTATGTGTGCATGGTGTGTGCTGTCCTTTTGTCACAGCACCGTGTCTGTCAGAGCAGCACTGGCTTTAAAACCCTTAAAACAGTCAATTTGAAGCTGCATCAATCTAGAATTGACCCGATCCTCCTGAACATTTCTggtgctggtgtgtgttttatatCTGGAGAACTAAACCTATTGGTTCTTTTGATCTTGTGTTAAAGGCACTAATGAAGCAGCCTTGGCctgaaagaacaacaaaaaaggctgtttttatttctggaaAACCTTCACAAATCAGTGCTGCTGCATGCTGTGCAAATGAATCATCACTACCAGATCAATAAGAGACACATCCCTGCTCTTTTAGCAGGCTAATGGCTCTAGCTGTCGGAGTTAGGTCAATATAGCAGTGAGGTCAGAACACAGCTTTtacaaaaatagattttgaatCACACAGTGTGCATTTTGACAGATACTGCAGGAACCAAAGTCTGAATACGATGACACTCTGTTGGAGGAGCAAAGTGTTGGCAGCACTTTCACTTATTTGTGTGTAAAGTTGATTTACAGCTAAACTTACAAATCACCAGGCCTCATATAAGGCTAGCTGCTCCGCTCCAGCTCTGggtttcattcacaaaaatgtttacaaagagTTGCATTGGGTTGTCTTTATTTTGGTGAATTTTGGTATTGTATCTATACTAAATATGCTGATTAAGGCATTAAGATTTAGCTGTTTAATCTTAAGTGTAAAacgtacatttttatttgatttttaaccAGGCAATATTGTTTCAGTCTAGTTTtagttaaagtaaagtaaaaggatatagattttatttagtttcagtttaccaacaatatttttcacagcttattgttatttttggttcagtttTAGCTTACTATAAATAACCCTGGTCTGAACCACTTGTCAACAAATCAGTTAGTACTGAGTCTTTCTTGCACGAGGCCCATTGTGTTTGTTAAACAGACTCTAAAAGCAAATTCACGATCACTTTAAGACAGCCATGAAATGACATTTAATCCTCTTGTTGAAACACTTAAAACATCAGCATTAacatgtgattaaaaacattaagaaaataatattacttAGAAATATCTTTGAGACTTGACTCAAATTCAGTCACTTTCCAAAGCTTTGTAATTTTTATCTCTCGAAATAAATGATGTTACCACTTCTTTTGTACTCATAGTCTGGTCAACAAATCGTTTTAAACTTTCTTAAACAGACACACTGCCGGGTTCACAACCTTGAATGCACCTCAACAGAGTgacaagaaaaaacagattGTGCATGCACAATCATACTCTGCTCAGTAAAAAGATTTTAGAGAACTTTAAGGGGAAACTATTTGAACCTAAATAGCATCATGGattaaaatatgcaatttattttttgagcatgaaacaaaatcaaataattaagaAGGCAACAAGAAAATGCTGCAGACATACGAATCAAACTTACTAAGTAAAATTTTATTCTAATAAAGGATCCATGATCTATTTTTGTCTCCTCATCCATCTAACAAACAGACCAATCTGCAGCCATTATCAGaagttttatgttatttatatagcaGATGGTAAACAGTGGcagtctgctctgctgctaCTTCCTGGTTATTATCTGATAGACAACAATAGCGGGAGTTTCCAAGAGATCTTATCCAGTCTAGAACCAACGAGCCCAACAGACAGACGGCAAAGGGCGGTATGTAAACACACAACCCCTGCAATTTGACGTGCAATAATAAAAGTTGAGGTCACAATGACGCGGACAGTGAGTGTAATGATAGAGATACATACTGGTCATGTCTCGTATCGGGCACGGCTCTGTCCATACGGAGTTTGTCACTTTCCACCTGGTTGAACTTGTTCCTGGCATACGGATCCTGACCCGGTCGGACCACTGTGGCTCCAACatacagatcctggtcaaagtcCTGCCAGCGCACCTtacctgaacacaaacacacaaaacacaccgAACACCTTAAGCACACAGCCAATAAACGTCCATAGAAGCTGGATGGATACACTATTTCAGTGTTGCCTTGTTTGTGTCATTCAATTGTGGTTTAACTGAGATGGAAAGGCTCAGAAATTCCAgatattcctaaacctaaatcCAGGCTCCATGATCAGTTTGTGGTATTTTGGAAAAAGCAAACAGGCTGTATggttaacaaaaacacattattgtaCCATGGTGCTGACCTTAAAGTTGACAGGTTCCAGGAttgatttatacatttgtttagCCTGTATTGTTAAATAAGTAGATAATGAGCACAAAAATTTAACtaattacacatttttcttAATGCTTCAACTTTCAGATAAACACTAAATGACCAGAAAACAAATCGTACATGTGATAAGAAAACACATTCTCAGTGTGACAGTCCggtaaaatacataataaacaaatatccaAACATCATatccaaaaatacaaaatgccaCCATATATGAAGTTCAAACCTTCAGAAAAGGCTGAAAAAATGTGTCTCAGGAATGAATGGCATTATACAGCAGTGGGAATATAAAATGTAGGCAGCAGCCTGGCTGATGCAAGAATCCTTCACGACTGACGGGTAGAAAACCTGGCTGCTTCAAGCTGCTGCTTGACAAGGCAGCAACATGGCACTGAGGAAAGCTGACATGAGATTTATGCTGCTTATATGAGAAACTGTGCAGAACAGAATTCAGAGGACAAGGCCAGACTGCTTTAGTCAAGCtaggaaacacaaaataacatttgcaaTGCAATGCACTGAGTTAGAACAAAAATCCTACTCAGTTTAGCCATTTACTGCAGcctaaaatatacattttggaAAGCATGGAccataatcaaacaacaaacacacaaacacacaaacacacacacacacaaaatcagaGCAcgttgtgtctgtctgtccagatTATGGAGATCATTGCGCTCTAAACAGAGAAAGTTGTCATGTTTAATTTCACACTTTATCACTGACTGgcgagacacagacacacacgaaTAATAATGCAACTAATTAGCCGGGTGCAGCTGCTATGCTAATGCTTGTGTTAAGCATATGGCAGTGTGAGATTACACTATCTCTCACTATCTCTCAGTATGGACGAGTGTGTGTatgacaggcagagacagacagacagacccagagacacagagcttgacgaggagtgtgtgtgtgtctgtctgtctgtctgtctgtctgtctgtctgtctgtctgtctgtctgtctgtctgtctgtctgtctgtctgtctgtctgtctgtcagcatgTGAATGTGTCTGGCCTGCTAATTATCTAAAGCTCGCAATGATCCGCTGGCGACTGTATAACGGCGTCTCTGAGACACTGCTGTACGTGTCAGAGTGTGTGATGTCCTTGCTGATATCTATGTTTAGTGGCAGCAAGCAATTAATCCAGTGAAATTAGCGTTTCAACTTTGCGAGTGTTTAGCTCACACTTTGAACATCTTCATTTTATGACGTCTCTTTCAATCcatcttttctttgtttactgAACCACTCAAAGCAGATTAACTGTCAGGTCTCTCAGTGGGATTACTCATTGAGCTGTCATTTTTTCCAATGCTCTCTTGAGCAGGTCACTTTAGCTGGTACATCTAGACCCAACTGGTGACTTGTTGTACTGGTGTGTACTGGTGAAAGGTGTGGTCTGTTGGTCTGAACAGttttcactctccctctgtctctcgtCAGCGAGCCGTTTCCACCCACGGCCGCTgaatgcttgtttttgtttgttgcaacACTTTCTGGAAGTCCCTTGACGCTGTCGTGCATCCACCCTCAATCTGTGCTGAACCATGAACCCTCCGCCAAACAACTCAGAGAACACCAACGCTCAAtgtgcaccaacacacacacacacgcacgtcaGTGATTAACTCACTGAAAATGATCCAATTAGACCTTTAAGAGCAATTTAACATGCTGCAATCACAGCATCATTGATGGATGTGGTGAGAAGGATGCTTCTTTGCACCTGTAGCTtcacccaacagtgatgtcatggtgacctggagtacacttctacatcactgcagAAATGTGAGATGTCAAACCATTGGAGGTCAACAAGACAAAATATTCAGGAGATGCAGTTACTCTTTAAAGTGGTTTAATTTTTttgaatttgacaaaataatctaaacACAAGAAGAACTGAAATGATTAGTCGATCAATAGATTAGTCCATTGACAGACAATTAATCAGCAAGAATTTTATATTCAATTAATCTTTCGTTCTCTGCTTCAAgtttccagtttcttttttcagatttctacccttgtaaactaaatatctttgggtttttggactgttagttgtacaaaacaagcaatttgaagatttcCTCTTGGGCTTTAAGAGGCAAATATACTCTGTCAGAAGTACTTGTCTGATGTTTGAATGGCTTCATATCGTTTGCtccatgttttaaatgttttaaaattaagatttgagaaaaaaatgttgttaagtGCCACAGACCCAAAAACTGGTCACTGTTTGAATTATAAAGAGCCTTGATGCACTTCTCAACAACCTGAGCTTTCACTCCTTCACGCTGCTTGCCACCACtttctttcatgactttataatgcatctttttttatcccCCACTCTCCcattctccttcttctccctcttctttctcctcttgtgtgtgtgtgtgtgtgtgtgtgtgtgtgtgtgtgtgtgtgtgtgtgtgtgtgtgtgtgtgtgtgtgtgtgtgtgtgtgtgtgtgtgtgtgtgtgtgtgtgttttgtgggtGATGTCGTGAATCACTGTGGTTCTGTAATTGTGTAAAGTCACCCTGAAGTTGAAATGCCCCCACTTCAGCAATCAAATTGGATTCCATTTCCAGCGCTGGATCAGataagagagtgtgtgttcagctttCGCGGGTCACGGGCTTGTGAGGGAAGGGCGGCTGCTTTGAGCCGGGCCGAGGATGAGAGCTGAATGAGAAATCGCGGCTCAGAAGCTACGTCTGCCGTGACTCTCCTGCTCTGCTCTACACTGCCGGACTCTGAGACAATGCTTCTCAAAGACCGGGTGGAGACGCATAGCTGGGTTTGTGGCCagattaaaatgaatt
This region of Anoplopoma fimbria isolate UVic2021 breed Golden Eagle Sablefish chromosome 2, Afim_UVic_2022, whole genome shotgun sequence genomic DNA includes:
- the galnt2 gene encoding polypeptide N-acetylgalactosaminyltransferase 2 isoform X2 — its product is MRRKSRIMLCFAVLWVLGIAYYFYSGTALSRKDDWGSSDSSSRSKAHLSDDKTHGLETLAPGKVRWQDFDQDLYVGATVVRPGQDPYARNKFNQVESDKLRMDRAVPDTRHDHCRHKQWKSDLPASSVVITFHNEARSALLRTVVSVLKKSPAHLVKEIILVDDYSDSPEDGALLGKIEKVRVLRNDRREGLMRSRVRGADAATAPVLTFLDSHCECNDHWLEPLLERVAEDKTRVVSPIIDVINMDNFQYVGASADLKGGFDWNLVFKWDYMTLDQRRARQGNPIAPIKTPMIAGGLFVMDKDYFELLGKYDMMMDVWGGENLEISFRVWQCGGSLEIIPCSRVGHVFRKQHPYTFPGGSGTVFARNTRRAAEVWMDEFKNFYYAAVPSARNVPYGNIQSRLEMKKRLECKPFKWYLENVYPELRVPDHQDIAFGALQQGGNCLDTLGHFADGVVGVYECHNAGGNQEWALTKDKSVKHMDLCLTVVDRTSASLIKLQGCRENDSRQKWEQIESNSKLRHVGSNLCLDSRSARMGGLTVEVCSPSLNQQWKFTLNLQS
- the galnt2 gene encoding polypeptide N-acetylgalactosaminyltransferase 2 isoform X1, which gives rise to MRRKSRIMLCFAVLWVLGIAYYFYSGTALSRKDDWGSSDSSSRSKAHLSDDKTHGLETLAPGKVRWQDFDQDLYVGATVVRPGQDPYARNKFNQVESDKLRMDRAVPDTRHDHCRHKQWKSDLPASSVVITFHNEARSALLRTVVSVLKKSPAHLVKEIILVDDYSDSPEDGALLGKIEKVRVLRNDRREGLMRSRVRGADAATAPVLTFLDSHCECNDHWLEPLLERVAEDKTRVVSPIIDVINMDNFQYVGASADLKGGFDWNLVFKWDYMTLDQRRARQGNPIAPIKTPMIAGGLFVMDKDYFELLGKYDMMMDVWGGENLEISFRVWQCGGSLEIIPCSRVGHVFRKQHPYTFPGGSGTVFARNTRRAAEVWMDEFKNFYYAAVPSARNVPYGNIQSRLEMKKRLECKPFKWYLENVYPELRVPDHQDIAFGALQQGGNCLDTLGHFADGVVGVYECHNAGGNQVALRQHTQEWALTKDKSVKHMDLCLTVVDRTSASLIKLQGCRENDSRQKWEQIESNSKLRHVGSNLCLDSRSARMGGLTVEVCSPSLNQQWKFTLNLQS